A genomic stretch from Vulpes lagopus strain Blue_001 chromosome 11, ASM1834538v1, whole genome shotgun sequence includes:
- the LOC121472110 gene encoding LOW QUALITY PROTEIN: olfactory receptor 10AG1-like (The sequence of the model RefSeq protein was modified relative to this genomic sequence to represent the inferred CDS: deleted 1 base in 1 codon) has translation SLFSQMEKKPAEVNLTSMTEFILLGFSDIPNLQMFLFVIFFFVYVIILMGNGIIVLITKTDQALQTPMYFFLSNFSFLEICFVSATLPRMLTNLWTQKRNISLFACATQMCFVLMLGNIECLLLTVMAYDRYVAICDPLHYPLIMNHKVCVQLVTACWITGVPVEIGQTCQIFSLPFCGSSQINHFFCDIPPLLKLACGDTFLNEMLVFTVAVLFVMIPFLLILGSYSKIISTILRLPSATGRTKAFSTCSSHVIVVAMIFGSAVITYLRPKSKHSSKTDKFLSLFYTIVTPMFNPMIYTLRNKDAMMALRKLLP, from the exons tcactattttcacagatggaaaaaaaaccAGCAGAAGTAAATCTCACTTCGATGACGGAATTTATTCTTTTGGGATTTTCTGATATTCCCAAtcttcaaatgtttctttttgtaatatttttctttgtctatgTGATAATTTTGATGGGAAACGGCATCATTGTTCTCATAACCAAGACTGACCAGGCTCTCCAGACtcccatgtattttttccttagtaatttttccttcttggaaATCTGTTTTGTATCTGCCACTCTTCCCAGAATGCTCACAAACCTTTGGAcccagaaaagaaatatttcgTTGTTTGCCTGCGCAACACAAATGTGTTTTGTCCTCATGCTTGGGAATATAGAGTGCCTCCTTCTGACggtgatggcctatgaccgctacgtTGCCATTTGTGACCCTCTGCACTACCCTCTAATCATGAACCACAAGGTCTGTGTTCAGCTGGTGACC GCCTGCTGGATCACCGGGGTTCCAGTCGAGATAGGGCAGACATGCCAGATCTTCTCTCTGCCATTTTGTGGGTCAAGCCAAATCAATCACTTCTTCTGTGACATCCCCCCACTGCTCAAGCTGGCCTGTGGGGATACTTTCCTGAATGAGATGTTAGTCTTTACAGTCGCTGTTCTCTTTGTTATGATCCCCTTTCTGTTGATACTTGGATCCTACAGTAAAATCATCTCTACCATCCTGAGGTTGCCATCCGCAACAGGACGAACCAAAGCTTTCTCCACCTGCTCATCTCATGTCATAGTTGTGGCCATGATTTTTGGTTCTGCAGTCATCACATATTTACGACCCAAATCCAAACATTCTTCCAAAACCgacaaatttctttctcttttctatacCATTGTCACCCCAATGTTTAATCCCATGATATACACTCTGAGAAATAAGGATGCCATGATGGCCTTGAGAAAATTGTTGccttaa
- the LOC121471616 gene encoding olfactory receptor 10AG1-like, which yields MENTLKTENFNVTTIVEFVLLGFSDIPNLQWILFGIFLVIYLTILMCNSIIILIIRIDPALQTPMYFFLSNFSFLEICYVTVTIPRMLMDLVTQKGNISFFACAAQMCFVLMFGGSECLLLTVMAYDRYVAICNPLHYPLVMNHKVCVQLVTVAWISGVPVVIGQTCQIFSLPFCGSNIINHFFCDLPPVFKLACGDTFLNEIAVYVVAVVFVMIPFLLIVVSYGKIISNILKLSTAKGRAKAFSTCSSHLIVVVLFYGTATITYLQPKPNQSEGVGKLISLFYTILIPTLNPLIYTLRNKDIMVALRKLLTKLLP from the coding sequence ATGGAGAacacattaaaaacagaaaattttaatgttaCTACCATTGTGGAATTTGTTCTCTTGGGGTTTTCTGATATTCCCAATCTCCAATGGATTCTTTTTGGGATATTTTTAGTCATCTACCTAACTATACTGATGTGTAATAGCATCATAATATTGATAATAAGAATTGACCCTGCTCTCCAGAcccccatgtatttttttcttagcaatttTTCCTTCTTAGAAATCTGTTATGTAACAGTCACTATCCCAAGAATGCTCATGGACCTAGTGACccagaaaggaaatatttctttctttgcctgtgcTGCACAAATGTGTTTTGTCCTTATGTTTGGAGGCTCAGAATGTCTTCTCCTGACAGTGATGGCCTATGATCGCTACGTGGCCATCTGTAACCCTCTGCATTACCCTCTCGTCATGAACCACAAGGTCTGTGTCCAGCTGGTGACTGTTGCCTGGATCAGTGGAGTACCAGTTGTGATTGGACAAACATGCCagattttctctctgcccttctgtggGTCTAACATAATTAATCATTTCTTCTGTGACCTTCCCCCAGTATTCAAGCTTGCTTGTGGGGACACATTTTTGAATGAGATAGCAGTCTATGTTGTTGCAGTGGTCTTCGTCATGATTCCTTTTCTGTTGATTGTTGTTTCCTATGGCAAAATCATCTCCAACATTCTGAAGTTGTCAACAGCCAAAGGAAGGGCTAAAGCCTTCTCCACCTGTTCTTCTCACCTGATAGTTGTAGTCTTATTCTATGGAACAGCTACTATCACTTATTTACAACCCAAACCAAATCAATCTGAAGGAGTTGggaaattaatttctcttttctacaCCATTTTGATCCCAACATTGAATCCCCTTATATATACTCTGAGGAACAAAGATATCATGGTAGCACTGAGAAAACTACTAACGAAGTTATTACCGTGA